In one window of Gemmatimonadota bacterium DNA:
- a CDS encoding SDR family NAD(P)-dependent oxidoreductase — translation MTTKPLHDRVAVVAGATRGTGRGIARMLGAVGATVYCSGRSVKGHPATPGRPETIEETAEMVTAEGGRGIAARTDHTVEAEVERLFARVRDEQGRLDLLVNDIWGGDELIEWGSPFWELDTAKGLKMLEGAVHTHIITSRYGVPMMIERNAGLIVEVTDGDTMGYRGNLFYDFAKNATIRLGYAMSRDLHAHNITALTVTPGFLRSEAMLDGMGITEENWRDGIKHDSFFEESETPCYMGRGVAALAADPDVVSKHGGLYGSWTLAKEYGFTDVDGRQPDWGGYFSARIREITDHQESPDEMDIYNVRARMNQIELDPAAEEEYRRTRAYLEKHD, via the coding sequence ATGACAACGAAACCATTACATGATCGCGTGGCGGTCGTTGCGGGCGCGACGCGCGGTACCGGACGGGGGATCGCCCGCATGCTCGGTGCGGTGGGTGCCACGGTCTACTGCTCCGGGCGAAGCGTGAAAGGCCATCCCGCCACACCGGGCCGGCCCGAGACGATCGAAGAAACCGCCGAAATGGTCACGGCCGAAGGCGGCCGCGGTATTGCGGCGAGGACCGACCACACCGTTGAAGCCGAAGTGGAGCGGTTATTCGCGCGCGTCAGGGACGAGCAGGGCCGGCTCGACCTCCTGGTCAACGACATCTGGGGCGGCGATGAATTGATCGAATGGGGTTCGCCTTTCTGGGAACTCGATACGGCCAAGGGGTTGAAAATGCTCGAAGGAGCGGTGCACACCCATATCATCACGAGCCGGTACGGGGTACCCATGATGATCGAGCGGAACGCCGGACTGATCGTGGAAGTCACCGACGGCGACACGATGGGCTACCGGGGCAACTTATTCTACGATTTCGCCAAAAACGCCACGATCCGGCTGGGCTACGCCATGTCCCGCGACCTCCACGCACACAACATCACCGCGCTGACCGTTACACCCGGCTTTCTGCGGTCCGAAGCGATGCTCGACGGCATGGGGATCACGGAGGAAAACTGGCGGGATGGGATCAAGCATGACTCGTTTTTCGAGGAATCGGAAACGCCGTGTTACATGGGCAGGGGCGTAGCGGCCCTGGCCGCCGATCCGGACGTCGTGTCGAAGCACGGCGGGTTGTACGGAAGCTGGACGCTCGCGAAGGAGTATGGTTTTACGGACGTGGACGGACGCCAGCCGGATTGGGGCGGCTATTTTAGTGCCAGGATACGGGAAATCACAGATCACCAGGAATCGCCGGACGAGATGGATATATACAATGTCCGCGCACGCATGAATCAGATCGAGTTGGATCCTGCCGCAGAAGAGGAATACAGGCGCACGAGGGCGTATCTGGAGAAGCACGATTAA
- a CDS encoding tetratricopeptide repeat protein, translating to MIVKRIPEALYGIAIPRRTHLDGGLLSLPRRTVLASGLLALLLAVQFSLPSSVEGQLNRAADLNRRIEQARSLERLRQYDRAAVLFERVLQDDPDNRSALNGALRLYFRLEAFDKLIPLLETHIAKSPDDSRLRGRLAEALFGAGRAGEAEEQIRNMLERFPQSESAVSQIANLHLRREAYDRAIQTYLDGRKRLGDPEAFALALASVYTSAYEVPGAVREFTRWLTQQPGQSRIVNDRIDLLAAIGSRELVEGALRSAVAEHRDSKDAHDLLGSFYLRSGKTEEALAAYREADRLDGDSGKYLVRYADWALREGHHQDAIDTYRELIGANGSEALRAEAYTGLALAYRKRGAMDDAAETYRQIIAQYPNTGFRDEAMSDLAGLLLVHYRDAPRALAMFRSLLADASAPEYREKARFGMAECYVALGSLEDAIVQYNAILDPEGKATEAETRARTQYHLGELALFQNRLDDALGRFQDTADRFTGSPYANDALAWTILIAEGRQGGDGPLSDYIRSVLLRRQYRDREALEACKSFIEENADSPIADTVILDIGMLLDRMGKPFQAVAALQNLIKRHPKSRRVAAARWRIAEIYEVKIGDIPRALTEYETLLLAHPDHFRNDAARRKIRELTENHPPMP from the coding sequence GTGATCGTGAAACGCATTCCCGAAGCGCTTTACGGCATTGCCATACCGCGACGCACACATCTCGATGGCGGTCTGCTTAGCTTACCGCGACGCACGGTTCTCGCAAGCGGTCTGCTCGCTCTATTGCTGGCGGTTCAGTTTTCCCTGCCCTCGAGCGTCGAGGGACAACTCAACCGGGCCGCCGACCTGAACCGGCGGATCGAACAGGCCAGGAGCCTGGAACGCCTCCGGCAGTATGACCGGGCCGCTGTCCTCTTCGAGCGGGTGCTGCAGGACGACCCGGATAACCGGTCCGCCCTTAACGGCGCCCTCAGGCTGTACTTCCGGCTGGAAGCGTTCGACAAGTTGATCCCTCTGCTCGAAACGCATATTGCGAAGTCTCCCGACGATTCAAGATTGCGCGGCAGGCTTGCCGAAGCGCTATTCGGCGCCGGACGGGCCGGCGAGGCGGAGGAACAGATCCGTAACATGCTGGAACGCTTTCCGCAGAGCGAATCGGCCGTGAGCCAGATCGCTAATCTGCACCTCAGAAGAGAAGCGTACGACCGGGCCATTCAGACCTACCTTGACGGCCGGAAGCGACTGGGCGATCCGGAGGCTTTCGCCCTGGCACTCGCCAGTGTCTACACCAGTGCATACGAAGTACCGGGCGCCGTCCGGGAATTCACGCGCTGGCTGACACAGCAACCCGGCCAGTCACGTATCGTCAACGACCGGATCGACCTGCTCGCGGCGATCGGAAGCCGGGAACTCGTGGAAGGAGCGCTACGATCGGCGGTGGCTGAACACCGGGACAGCAAGGACGCCCACGATCTGCTCGGAAGTTTCTATCTGCGGTCCGGCAAGACGGAGGAGGCACTGGCAGCGTACCGTGAAGCGGACCGGCTGGACGGGGACAGCGGGAAATACCTGGTCCGGTATGCCGATTGGGCGTTGCGGGAGGGGCATCACCAGGACGCCATCGATACGTACCGGGAGTTGATCGGGGCGAATGGGTCGGAGGCCCTGCGCGCCGAAGCGTATACCGGGCTTGCCCTGGCGTACCGGAAGCGCGGCGCCATGGACGATGCCGCCGAGACCTACCGGCAGATCATCGCGCAGTATCCGAATACGGGGTTCCGGGACGAGGCCATGTCCGACCTGGCGGGCCTGCTCCTGGTCCATTACCGGGACGCGCCGCGGGCGCTCGCCATGTTCCGTTCATTGCTGGCGGACGCTTCCGCGCCGGAGTACCGGGAGAAAGCCCGATTCGGCATGGCGGAGTGTTACGTCGCCCTGGGCAGCCTGGAGGACGCGATCGTCCAGTACAACGCCATCCTCGACCCGGAGGGCAAAGCCACCGAAGCTGAGACCCGGGCGCGGACGCAATACCACCTGGGTGAATTGGCGCTGTTCCAGAACCGCCTGGATGATGCACTTGGCCGTTTTCAGGATACGGCGGACCGCTTTACGGGCAGCCCCTATGCCAACGACGCGCTGGCGTGGACCATACTGATTGCGGAAGGCCGCCAGGGAGGAGACGGCCCGCTTTCCGATTACATCCGGTCGGTGCTGCTGCGGCGTCAGTACCGGGACCGGGAAGCCCTGGAAGCCTGCAAGTCGTTTATCGAAGAAAACGCGGATAGCCCCATCGCCGACACCGTAATCCTGGACATCGGGATGTTGCTCGACCGGATGGGCAAGCCGTTCCAGGCCGTCGCAGCCCTGCAGAACCTGATCAAGCGGCACCCGAAGAGCCGCCGCGTCGCCGCCGCCCGCTGGCGGATCGCGGAGATCTACGAAGTGAAGATCGGCGACATCCCCCGGGCGCTCACCGAGTACGAGACCCTGCTCCTCGCCCACCCCGACCACTTCAGGAACGACGCCGCCCGCCGCAAGATCCGGGAACTGACCGAAAACCATCCCCCCATGCCGTGA
- a CDS encoding aminotransferase class V-fold PLP-dependent enzyme, translating into MSDNEGSIKIDSRIQDSERIQNLSRRGFMGSVMAGAAGVAGASTLLSSVTEAEAEPLPDIADIPPGGAAPDDEAYWEGVANQFLLRNNVIYMNSGTRGISPVSVHKAQVDAVEAVNSDPNMCWSTYFFAGMDEIREKMAAFIGSEVDEIAFTNSTTDGMGLGFMGLRLDPGDEILTTNYDYGWVKNMMAYRAKRDGLEFKMVDISDPSFRTPDSPQKVIDAVAAGITPKTKFLTICHVNYTDGFVMPVREICEIARDRGIITLIDGAQPPGMMKMDMNELGCDMYAGPGHKYMLAAQHTGFLFVRNDIGDRVHPLVYTGSSNPEWAITGARKLEQRGSTSYSDRVSIGAALDFHNRLTVEATEARLRYLSRRLIQGLKAIDGVTVYASDDPSMSCALISFSVKDLDPSFIVGRLWYRSPNIYIRTVGAAGGFSGVRATLHVMDTADQVDTLIDRVAGLAES; encoded by the coding sequence ATGTCTGACAACGAAGGCTCGATCAAGATCGATTCCCGAATCCAGGATTCCGAGAGGATCCAGAACCTGTCCCGCCGCGGATTCATGGGCAGCGTGATGGCCGGCGCGGCCGGGGTGGCCGGTGCGTCGACCCTGCTGTCCTCGGTCACTGAAGCCGAAGCGGAGCCTCTGCCCGACATCGCCGACATCCCGCCCGGCGGAGCGGCCCCGGACGACGAGGCATACTGGGAAGGCGTGGCGAACCAGTTCCTGCTACGCAACAATGTCATCTACATGAATTCGGGCACCCGGGGCATTTCGCCCGTGAGCGTGCACAAGGCGCAGGTCGACGCCGTGGAAGCAGTGAATTCGGATCCCAACATGTGCTGGTCGACCTACTTCTTCGCGGGGATGGACGAGATCCGTGAGAAGATGGCCGCGTTCATAGGTTCCGAGGTCGACGAAATCGCTTTTACCAACAGCACCACCGACGGGATGGGCCTCGGATTCATGGGATTACGGCTGGATCCCGGCGATGAGATCCTGACCACGAACTATGATTATGGCTGGGTGAAGAACATGATGGCTTACCGCGCGAAACGGGACGGCCTGGAGTTCAAGATGGTGGACATCTCGGATCCCAGTTTCCGCACGCCGGACAGTCCGCAGAAGGTCATCGACGCCGTGGCGGCGGGCATCACGCCGAAGACCAAATTTCTCACAATCTGCCACGTCAATTACACCGACGGGTTCGTCATGCCGGTCAGGGAGATCTGCGAGATCGCCCGCGACCGGGGTATCATCACGCTGATCGACGGCGCCCAGCCGCCGGGCATGATGAAGATGGACATGAACGAACTCGGATGCGACATGTATGCGGGACCGGGCCACAAGTACATGCTGGCGGCCCAGCATACCGGGTTTCTCTTCGTACGGAACGACATTGGGGACAGAGTGCATCCGCTGGTCTACACGGGTTCTTCGAATCCTGAATGGGCTATCACTGGGGCGAGGAAACTGGAACAGCGGGGTTCCACGAGCTATTCAGACCGCGTCTCGATCGGCGCGGCCCTCGATTTCCACAACCGGCTTACCGTCGAGGCTACGGAAGCCCGGCTCCGTTACCTGTCCCGGCGCCTGATCCAGGGCCTGAAGGCCATCGACGGTGTCACGGTGTACGCATCGGACGACCCAAGTATGTCCTGCGCCCTCATATCCTTTTCCGTAAAGGACCTCGACCCATCCTTCATCGTCGGGCGTCTCTGGTACCGCAGCCCGAACATCTATATCCGTACTGTCGGCGCCGCCGGCGGTTTCAGCGGGGTACGCGCCACGCTGCACGTCATGGATACGGCCGACCAGGTGGATACGCTGATCGACCGGGTCGCAGGTCTCGCGGAGAGTTAA
- the mpl gene encoding UDP-N-acetylmuramate:L-alanyl-gamma-D-glutamyl-meso-diaminopimelate ligase, producing MSRPLHIHLVAVCGTGMGALAVMLKSLGHRVTGSDENVYPPMSTVLSEQQIPVFEGFSAANLDPRPDLVVIGNAVSRGNPEAEAVLELKIRYASMPETLKSFFLWERKSIIVAGTHGKTTTTAMLAWVLTEAGLDPSYIVGGVPVGWQSGARLGSGDLFILEGDEYDSAFFDKRAKFLHYLPDTVIINNVEFDHADIYDSIDEIALSFRRLVNIIPKNGLLIGPEDDERVLTLASHAHCAVHTLGMSSSARWSARNVSFDPGGTSFDLYERDEHRARLSTDQLGDHNVRNALAVIAAARHYGVSWPDLARGLASFPGVKRRLEVRGEVNGITVYDDFAHHPTAVRATLDALSKVAPCRRTWAVFEPRSATTIRRTFQDAYATAFDQADRVLIAPVYLPEKAPPGNRFSVEELVAGLRERGVDAEAPGNVEQIVWRLAGQAEPGDRIVFMSNGGFGGIHEKTMNMLERGRAAEPG from the coding sequence ATGTCCCGACCGCTTCACATTCACCTGGTGGCCGTCTGCGGCACGGGCATGGGTGCGCTCGCGGTGATGCTCAAGTCCCTTGGACACCGTGTCACCGGAAGCGACGAGAACGTATATCCCCCGATGAGCACGGTGCTTTCGGAGCAGCAGATACCGGTGTTCGAGGGTTTCTCTGCCGCCAACCTGGATCCTCGGCCGGACCTCGTGGTCATTGGAAACGCCGTTTCCCGGGGCAATCCCGAGGCCGAAGCCGTCCTGGAACTGAAGATCCGGTACGCTTCCATGCCGGAGACGCTCAAGTCCTTCTTCCTGTGGGAACGCAAGTCGATCATAGTCGCGGGTACACACGGTAAAACGACGACGACGGCGATGCTCGCCTGGGTGCTCACAGAGGCCGGCCTGGATCCCAGCTACATCGTCGGCGGCGTGCCTGTCGGCTGGCAATCCGGCGCGCGGCTGGGATCGGGCGACCTGTTCATCCTGGAAGGCGACGAATACGACAGCGCCTTCTTCGACAAGCGGGCGAAGTTCCTTCATTACCTGCCCGACACGGTGATCATCAACAACGTCGAGTTCGATCACGCGGACATCTACGATTCGATCGACGAGATCGCGCTTTCCTTCAGGAGGCTGGTCAACATCATTCCTAAAAACGGGTTGTTGATCGGACCGGAGGACGACGAGCGCGTCCTGACGCTCGCTTCCCACGCACACTGTGCGGTCCATACCCTGGGCATGTCGTCAAGCGCCCGGTGGTCGGCGCGCAACGTGTCCTTCGATCCCGGGGGCACGTCCTTCGACCTGTATGAGCGGGACGAGCACCGCGCCCGGCTGTCGACGGATCAGCTCGGCGACCACAATGTCAGGAACGCCCTGGCCGTAATCGCCGCCGCACGCCATTACGGGGTATCGTGGCCGGACCTGGCCCGGGGTCTCGCGTCCTTCCCCGGCGTGAAACGACGTCTCGAAGTGCGGGGCGAGGTAAACGGCATCACGGTCTACGACGACTTCGCCCACCACCCCACGGCCGTCCGGGCCACGCTGGACGCACTCAGCAAGGTCGCGCCCTGCCGGCGGACCTGGGCGGTGTTCGAACCCCGTTCGGCGACGACCATCCGACGGACCTTCCAGGACGCCTATGCCACCGCGTTCGACCAGGCGGACCGAGTGCTGATCGCGCCGGTTTACCTGCCCGAGAAGGCGCCTCCAGGAAACAGGTTTTCGGTGGAAGAACTAGTGGCGGGGCTGCGTGAACGCGGCGTGGATGCCGAAGCACCGGGCAACGTGGAACAGATCGTTTGGCGACTGGCTGGACAGGCGGAACCAGGCGACCGGATCGTGTTCATGAGCAACGGGGGTTTCGGCGGCATTCACGAAAAGACCATGAACATGCTGGAGCGAGGGCGCGCGGCGGAGCCTGGCTAG
- a CDS encoding phytanoyl-CoA dioxygenase family protein, producing the protein MERLHTTSRRRRRSMTREEGERKRGQLVRDGYCHIEGVLPEDFLAVLREESDRLLDAADHPPEWQYQGSDLHVTGKDNAVMGNLLDWPVTREILEAMGLTDFTPSGIVIILSKPAGGPPLYWHQDWMAWNDPISMAPWPQTIFLSYYLVDTDFENGCFRVIPGTHRRRIPLHGQVEVPHQQTAYFADVQDPHMFGDHPDAVDLPVKAGDLVIGEARVLHSARGNNTDRRRTLLLGWHNRPVTVPDYWTGKVPGPIASRPPDAQYEVTRIPGKYLV; encoded by the coding sequence ATGGAGCGTCTGCACACGACGAGCAGGAGAAGGAGAAGGAGCATGACCCGGGAAGAAGGCGAACGGAAACGCGGACAACTGGTCCGGGACGGCTACTGCCATATCGAAGGCGTGCTGCCCGAGGACTTCCTGGCTGTCCTTCGGGAGGAATCGGACCGGCTGCTCGATGCCGCGGATCACCCGCCCGAGTGGCAGTACCAGGGCTCCGACCTGCATGTGACCGGCAAAGACAACGCGGTGATGGGGAACCTGCTCGACTGGCCCGTCACCCGCGAGATCCTGGAAGCCATGGGCCTGACGGATTTCACCCCGTCCGGCATCGTTATCATCCTCAGCAAACCGGCCGGCGGTCCGCCGCTATACTGGCATCAGGACTGGATGGCGTGGAACGATCCCATCAGCATGGCGCCCTGGCCGCAGACCATTTTCCTTTCCTACTATCTCGTGGACACAGACTTCGAGAACGGGTGTTTCCGCGTCATACCCGGCACGCATCGCCGGCGCATCCCCCTGCACGGCCAGGTGGAGGTCCCCCATCAGCAGACCGCGTATTTCGCCGATGTGCAGGATCCGCATATGTTCGGCGACCACCCGGATGCCGTGGATCTACCCGTGAAGGCCGGCGACCTGGTCATCGGGGAAGCGCGTGTCCTGCATTCGGCACGGGGCAACAACACCGATCGCAGGCGGACGCTGCTCCTGGGCTGGCACAACCGGCCCGTGACCGTACCGGATTACTGGACCGGCAAGGTCCCCGGACCCATCGCGAGCCGTCCGCCGGACGCCCAGTACGAAGTCACTCGCATCCCCGGAAAGTACCTGGTGTAG
- a CDS encoding Ldh family oxidoreductase, translating into MVSKKGIHGTTLTPEACMAIIPVDYTNPRYDAKVLHRFAEEALRKAGQSEAHATELADYLTATDLRGVLSHGTRQLSGYVRSFQSGKYNPKPNIRIFREAGAVVQWDGDGGIGHLVSARAIRSAVSKARTLGICLVTATHCGHTGSVGNWTRIATGAGMICLYYSTPMSRLPFDRPEPVVQALNNPPVSFGFPSAEGEPPVLIDMGVHLELPDVQREIAEISVLPLIKGLAYQVVSVMMTWPVDAQSPVEVRFPGATSSLTAIVLDPAFIGDPSDYTRTVADLRQKVHAMQPLPGLDRALLPGEIEAEREADFGVDGIPLDDAHIRSLRELGDDLGVPCYWETDG; encoded by the coding sequence ATGGTTTCAAAGAAAGGTATACACGGGACGACTTTGACCCCGGAGGCATGTATGGCCATCATCCCGGTCGACTACACCAATCCACGCTACGACGCGAAGGTCCTGCACCGCTTTGCCGAAGAAGCGCTTCGCAAGGCCGGGCAATCGGAAGCCCACGCGACGGAACTGGCCGATTACCTGACCGCGACGGACCTGCGCGGCGTCCTCAGCCACGGCACCCGCCAGCTATCGGGCTACGTGAGGTCCTTCCAGTCGGGGAAGTACAATCCGAAGCCGAATATCAGGATCTTCCGGGAAGCGGGCGCCGTGGTGCAGTGGGACGGTGATGGAGGCATCGGACATCTGGTGTCCGCCCGGGCGATTCGTTCGGCGGTGTCCAAAGCGCGTACGTTGGGGATCTGCCTGGTCACGGCGACCCACTGCGGCCACACGGGTTCGGTCGGCAACTGGACGCGCATCGCGACCGGGGCAGGCATGATCTGCCTGTACTACAGCACGCCCATGAGTCGCCTTCCCTTCGACCGGCCGGAGCCCGTCGTCCAGGCGTTGAACAACCCGCCCGTGAGCTTCGGATTCCCTTCGGCGGAAGGTGAGCCGCCCGTGCTGATCGATATGGGCGTGCACCTGGAACTGCCCGACGTTCAGCGGGAAATCGCGGAGATCAGCGTGCTCCCCTTGATCAAGGGGCTGGCCTACCAGGTCGTCTCCGTCATGATGACCTGGCCCGTGGACGCGCAGTCACCTGTTGAGGTACGCTTTCCGGGCGCCACCAGCAGCCTGACCGCCATCGTCCTGGACCCCGCCTTCATCGGAGACCCGTCCGATTACACGCGGACGGTCGCGGATCTGCGCCAAAAAGTGCACGCCATGCAACCCCTGCCAGGGCTTGATCGCGCACTTCTACCGGGGGAAATCGAAGCCGAACGGGAGGCCGATTTCGGCGTGGACGGCATTCCCCTGGACGACGCCCATATCCGATCGCTTCGGGAACTTGGCGATGACCTGGGCGTGCCATGCTACTGGGAAACGGACGGATGA
- a CDS encoding sugar phosphate isomerase/epimerase codes for MPPPVALQLYTLRTLADENFERVVNLTAEIGYAGVEPAGFPGTTPEAAGRLFESLDLEVPSAHLPLPVGENRSYVVETADAIGTKRVVSGLGADDHSSVDRIKWSADRFNEAAESVAPHGMTFGIHNHWWEYQEVEGRIATDILLEHLTPEVFFQVDVYWVQVGGPDPAGVLEQLGARAPLLHLKDGPCLRNTDMTALGEGKVDLPGVIAAGGDHTEWHIVELDSCATDMVEAVRKSYNYLVDNGLSRGNR; via the coding sequence ATGCCCCCACCCGTAGCCCTGCAATTGTATACCCTCAGAACATTGGCCGACGAGAACTTCGAACGCGTGGTGAACCTGACGGCCGAAATCGGGTACGCGGGCGTAGAACCCGCCGGGTTTCCCGGCACGACGCCGGAGGCGGCCGGCCGGCTCTTCGAATCGCTGGATCTCGAGGTTCCCAGCGCCCACCTTCCCCTGCCCGTGGGCGAGAACAGGTCCTACGTCGTCGAGACCGCGGACGCGATCGGGACGAAGCGTGTCGTGTCCGGTCTGGGCGCTGACGACCACAGCAGCGTGGACCGCATCAAGTGGTCGGCGGACCGCTTCAACGAGGCCGCGGAGTCCGTTGCGCCCCACGGCATGACCTTCGGGATTCACAATCACTGGTGGGAGTACCAGGAGGTGGAAGGACGGATCGCGACGGATATCCTCCTGGAGCATCTCACGCCCGAGGTATTCTTCCAGGTGGACGTGTACTGGGTGCAGGTCGGCGGACCGGACCCGGCCGGCGTGCTCGAACAGCTCGGGGCCCGCGCGCCGCTGCTCCACCTCAAGGACGGGCCCTGCCTTCGGAATACGGACATGACCGCCCTGGGCGAAGGGAAAGTGGACCTCCCCGGCGTGATCGCGGCCGGTGGAGACCATACCGAGTGGCATATCGTCGAACTGGACAGTTGCGCGACGGACATGGTCGAAGCGGTCCGGAAAAGCTATAACTACCTGGTGGATAACGGCCTTTCCCGGGGTAACAGGTAG
- a CDS encoding NUDIX hydrolase, with translation MLLGNGRMRPPENGPLRPKPPKTGPSSVPGNEEAGHADREVLLHTLDHYQASYPVEADTVARIRDLVAGRSDCFERTCMPGHITGSAWIVSPDRSKYLLTRHRIFDRWLQLGGHADGCPRPHLVALREAEEESGLDGFGLFRGPDGYVPLDVDIHVIAARSGVPAHAHYDLRYLLAAAAEQPLEISDESHDLRWFTREELLGVVHEESVLRMLRKGDAVLKRGGGEFVYGFS, from the coding sequence ATGCTACTGGGAAACGGACGGATGAGGCCACCGGAAAACGGACCGTTGAGGCCGAAGCCACCTAAGACAGGACCGTCGAGCGTACCTGGCAATGAAGAGGCCGGGCATGCGGATCGGGAAGTCCTCCTGCATACGCTGGACCATTACCAGGCGAGTTATCCCGTGGAAGCGGACACGGTCGCCCGGATTAGGGACCTGGTCGCCGGACGCTCCGACTGCTTCGAAAGGACGTGCATGCCGGGCCACATCACCGGTTCGGCCTGGATCGTCTCGCCCGACCGGTCTAAATACCTGTTGACCCGGCACCGGATCTTCGACCGCTGGCTGCAACTGGGCGGCCACGCGGACGGTTGTCCCCGGCCCCACCTCGTCGCTCTCCGGGAAGCTGAAGAGGAATCGGGGCTCGATGGATTCGGGCTGTTCCGGGGACCTGACGGCTACGTTCCACTGGACGTGGACATTCACGTAATCGCCGCCCGGTCCGGCGTCCCTGCTCACGCGCACTACGACCTGCGCTATCTGCTGGCCGCCGCCGCGGAGCAACCGCTCGAAATCAGCGACGAATCCCACGATCTCAGGTGGTTTACCAGGGAAGAACTGCTCGGGGTCGTCCACGAAGAAAGCGTGCTTCGCATGCTCCGCAAAGGCGACGCCGTCCTGAAGCGGGGCGGTGGGGAATTCGTTTACGGATTCTCATGA
- a CDS encoding GNAT family N-acetyltransferase codes for MYTPIADKTLRTGETLEIGVVLASGDHAPDDDEAPDNHAPLVRPILAHKSSNEQWHLDEVFAGRVGPLETRFYLGRLNNRSVCNIMVSEHDGIGILSHVYTAPEHRRKGIARLVMTEQMADFKDRCDRYLTLSTGYGTHPYYLYHGFGFRSVVPESGHMKYMGNAAFEVEHLRVDGTGKARVIPGDWKHWPSLNVLCAQDGPPHLRNVGLGHMGPRMFEGAYLGLMKQTREEEDVQVRLVVTEHGAVAGYATLVPDTRWRGETLLLDLTVHSAFKAQLKPLLESFLLPAGRKALCHVEPGDGTKTAALEDAGFVREATLRQQFKAAGNVLDVEVYARYA; via the coding sequence ATGTACACACCAATCGCTGACAAGACCCTCCGCACAGGCGAAACGCTGGAGATCGGCGTCGTTCTTGCGTCAGGCGACCACGCACCGGACGACGATGAGGCGCCGGACAACCATGCGCCGCTCGTCCGGCCCATCCTGGCCCACAAGTCGAGCAACGAACAGTGGCACCTCGACGAGGTCTTCGCCGGCCGGGTCGGCCCGCTTGAAACCCGGTTCTACCTCGGCCGCTTGAACAACCGGTCAGTCTGCAACATCATGGTCAGTGAGCACGACGGCATCGGCATCCTGAGCCACGTGTATACCGCGCCTGAACACCGCCGCAAGGGCATCGCCCGCCTCGTCATGACCGAACAGATGGCCGATTTCAAGGACCGGTGCGACCGGTACCTGACGCTGTCCACCGGTTACGGCACCCATCCCTACTACCTCTACCACGGCTTCGGCTTCCGAAGCGTCGTGCCGGAATCAGGCCATATGAAGTACATGGGGAACGCCGCCTTCGAGGTGGAGCATCTTCGGGTGGACGGGACCGGCAAAGCCCGAGTAATCCCGGGGGACTGGAAGCACTGGCCTTCGCTGAACGTGCTCTGCGCCCAGGACGGTCCGCCACACCTGCGCAACGTGGGACTGGGACATATGGGGCCGCGCATGTTCGAGGGGGCCTACCTGGGACTGATGAAGCAAACGCGGGAAGAGGAGGATGTCCAGGTCCGGCTGGTGGTCACTGAGCACGGCGCGGTCGCGGGCTACGCGACTCTGGTGCCGGACACCAGGTGGCGCGGCGAGACCTTGCTCCTCGACCTGACCGTTCATTCCGCCTTCAAGGCACAACTGAAGCCGCTGCTCGAGTCTTTTCTCTTGCCTGCCGGACGCAAGGCACTCTGCCACGTCGAACCGGGCGACGGCACGAAGACCGCTGCATTGGAAGACGCGGGATTCGTCCGCGAGGCTACGCTCCGGCAGCAGTTCAAGGCCGCCGGCAACGTGCTGGACGTCGAAGTATACGCACGATACGCCTGA